A DNA window from Nitrospirota bacterium contains the following coding sequences:
- a CDS encoding response regulator has protein sequence MRKRRAIVFDDDPIIITMFKSFFQSLGYDVVALTEPVVCPMEDGKDGSCTKEQPCADLIITDYKMPGMNGIELLKAQALRGCRLIPANKALISGYLEGEKVEAIRALGCAYFDKPVNLVELEGWIAECEERADLALPVDDRRKEPRRAVSHAPIQVRWENYVMTCFARDISPNGYCLNLPVSLDRTQLVQVASQAHAAPRPALVRWVSKQENGFYLTGLSCC, from the coding sequence ATGAGAAAACGGCGCGCCATTGTGTTCGACGATGATCCGATCATCATCACCATGTTCAAAAGTTTTTTTCAGTCACTGGGGTACGACGTGGTTGCCCTGACCGAGCCCGTGGTCTGCCCGATGGAGGATGGGAAGGACGGGTCCTGCACGAAAGAGCAGCCCTGCGCCGATCTGATCATCACGGACTACAAGATGCCCGGCATGAACGGCATCGAACTGCTCAAGGCCCAGGCGCTGCGCGGATGCAGGCTGATCCCCGCCAACAAGGCACTGATCTCCGGGTATCTTGAGGGAGAAAAGGTTGAAGCGATCAGGGCGCTGGGATGCGCCTATTTCGACAAGCCCGTGAACCTCGTCGAACTGGAAGGCTGGATTGCCGAATGCGAAGAGCGGGCCGACCTGGCCCTGCCGGTGGACGACCGGAGGAAGGAACCGCGGAGAGCCGTCTCGCATGCGCCCATCCAGGTACGGTGGGAAAACTATGTCATGACCTGCTTTGCCCGGGACATCAGCCCCAACGGGTACTGTCTCAATCTGCCCGTGTCCCTGGACCGCACGCAGCTCGTCCAGGTGGCTTCCCAGGCTCACGCGGCTCCCCGTCCGGCACTCGTTCGCTGGGTATCAAAGCAGGAGAACGGCTTCTACCTCACGGGATTGAGCTGCTGCTGA
- a CDS encoding PilZ domain-containing protein, translating into MPVTPPILIEKAQQLLSVPGRKSLRLLLTLSVQGSGRDSPFYCRSEDISVTGMLVETDRPLENGDRVSCALTPPGSVEVRASGEVVRVIRPALDSNLYRSGIRFLDLTDEARAAIESIAGKKAVLPA; encoded by the coding sequence GTGCCCGTCACACCGCCGATCCTGATCGAAAAGGCGCAGCAGCTCCTTTCCGTACCGGGCAGGAAATCGCTCAGGCTGCTCCTGACGCTCTCCGTTCAGGGGAGCGGGCGGGATTCGCCCTTTTACTGCAGGTCCGAAGACATCAGCGTCACGGGCATGCTGGTCGAGACGGACCGGCCTCTCGAGAACGGGGATCGCGTGTCCTGCGCGCTGACGCCTCCCGGCTCCGTCGAGGTCAGGGCCTCGGGCGAGGTGGTCCGGGTCATCAGGCCTGCGCTCGATTCGAACCTCTACCGCTCCGGGATCAGGTTCCTTGATCTCACCGACGAGGCACGGGCGGCGATAGAATCCATTGCCGGGAAGAAAGCCGTCCTTCCGGCCTGA
- the ygiD gene encoding 4,5-DOPA dioxygenase extradiol produces the protein MPVLFIGHGSPMNIILDNSYTRSLSALGRQLPRPKAIMVVSAHWLTNGTRVTCTKKPKTIYDFYGFPDELYALDYPSPGAPHEAQAVTEAVTDVPVSCDREWGLDHASWAVLRHLYPAADIPVFEMSLDYSFNEWHPKPLQYHYDLARELSVLRRKGVLIIGSGNIVHNLGIIDFENMDAEPYAWALEFDDRVKKHLLARNHRDLIRYDGNGKASALAVPTLDHYLPMIYAIALQEKDDELTFIHEGIQNASVSMRCFRIG, from the coding sequence ATGCCGGTCCTGTTCATCGGCCATGGCTCCCCGATGAACATCATCCTGGACAACAGCTACACGCGAAGCCTCTCCGCACTGGGAAGGCAGCTCCCGCGTCCAAAGGCCATCATGGTGGTATCGGCCCACTGGCTCACGAACGGGACGCGCGTTACCTGCACGAAAAAGCCGAAGACGATCTACGATTTTTACGGCTTTCCCGATGAGCTCTATGCGCTTGATTATCCGAGCCCGGGGGCTCCCCACGAGGCGCAGGCGGTGACCGAGGCGGTCACGGACGTCCCTGTCTCCTGCGACCGGGAGTGGGGGCTGGACCACGCGTCCTGGGCAGTGCTGAGGCACCTGTACCCCGCGGCGGACATTCCCGTGTTTGAAATGAGCCTGGATTACTCGTTCAATGAATGGCATCCCAAGCCGCTCCAGTATCACTACGACCTGGCGCGGGAGCTGTCCGTGCTGCGCAGAAAGGGCGTATTGATCATCGGAAGCGGCAACATCGTCCACAATCTGGGCATCATCGATTTCGAGAACATGGACGCCGAGCCCTATGCCTGGGCCCTTGAGTTCGATGACCGGGTCAAGAAGCACCTGCTCGCACGGAACCACAGGGACCTCATCCGGTATGACGGAAACGGGAAGGCGTCGGCCCTGGCCGTGCCGACGCTGGATCACTATCTGCCGATGATCTACGCGATCGCGCTGCAGGAGAAGGACGATGAACTGACGTTCATCCATGAAGGGATCCAGAACGCGTCGGTCTCGATGCGTTGCTTCCGGATAGGGTAG